A region of Halalkaliarchaeum desulfuricum DNA encodes the following proteins:
- a CDS encoding HVO_2523 family zinc finger protein: MTANRTDGGRPCPICGRQMTRRHCKYVCPSHGVVYDCSDTFW; this comes from the coding sequence GTGACAGCCAACCGGACTGACGGGGGTCGACCGTGCCCCATCTGCGGGCGACAGATGACCCGCCGTCACTGCAAGTACGTCTGCCCCAGCCACGGGGTCGTCTACGACTGCTCGGATACGTTCTGGTAA
- the cruF gene encoding bisanhydrobacterioruberin hydratase, producing the protein MSGRTIPEWVPFEAVRDQLPNTRREFERSFDRTVEENRFTIAVVFPTVGALLLVASAEGLLPDPLAFNPWLLLVGVAVMRSPLVAGVAPLVDRRAGAWLGLLVAYTYAIEHVGVRTGWPYGYFEYGVSLGPMLGGVPLALPLFFIPLVANAYLLCLLLLGTRANSTPIRLATVIGFVIAMDAVLDPGAVAIGFWGYDGGGIFYDVPLSNYAGWVLSATVAVVSLDRAFDRAGLLSRLNTTPFMLDDMVSFVILWGGINVWFGNPVPAILAAAMAAGLIATDRFDSELLWPWRD; encoded by the coding sequence GTGAGCGGTCGCACCATCCCCGAGTGGGTCCCCTTCGAAGCTGTCCGCGACCAACTGCCGAACACGCGACGGGAGTTCGAACGCTCGTTCGACCGGACGGTCGAGGAAAACCGGTTCACGATCGCGGTCGTCTTTCCGACGGTCGGCGCGCTGCTGCTCGTCGCCAGCGCGGAGGGGCTGCTTCCCGATCCACTCGCGTTCAACCCGTGGCTGCTGCTCGTCGGCGTTGCGGTCATGCGCTCTCCGCTCGTTGCTGGCGTGGCCCCGCTCGTCGATCGGCGGGCCGGCGCGTGGCTCGGACTGCTCGTGGCGTACACGTATGCCATCGAGCATGTCGGCGTCAGGACGGGGTGGCCCTACGGCTACTTCGAGTACGGGGTGAGCCTCGGGCCGATGCTCGGGGGAGTCCCGCTCGCGTTGCCGCTGTTTTTCATACCCCTCGTGGCGAACGCGTATCTGCTCTGCCTACTTTTGCTGGGAACGCGGGCGAACTCGACGCCGATTCGACTCGCGACCGTGATCGGGTTCGTGATCGCGATGGACGCCGTTCTCGATCCCGGTGCCGTCGCGATCGGCTTCTGGGGCTACGACGGCGGCGGGATCTTCTATGACGTCCCGCTGTCCAACTACGCGGGGTGGGTGCTGTCGGCGACGGTGGCGGTCGTCTCGCTCGATCGGGCGTTCGACCGGGCTGGGTTGCTTTCCCGCCTCAACACGACGCCGTTCATGCTCGACGACATGGTGAGTTTCGTGATCCTGTGGGGCGGTATCAACGTCTGGTTCGGGAACCCCGTCCCCGCGATACTGGCGGCGGCGATGGCAGCCGGCCTGATCGCAACCGATCGATTCGACTCGGAACTCCTGTGGCCGTGGCGCGACTGA
- a CDS encoding prenyltransferase, translating to MGRDRLTYLVTLSRPRFWLYLAGPVVVGVAFGATTVSELFSPVAVLLAAYFLVPANVLLYGVNDVFDAEIDAVNPKKDDREARWKGDWFVFAVVTVSGVLGLALFAVTPTDAWPWLAGFFLLAVGYSTPPLRFKTTPFLDSLSNGLYVLPGIAAYVTVAGAQPPAAAVVGAWLWTMGMHTFSAIPDIEPDRAAGIQTTATVLGEARTFAYCGGVWLLSAIGFALVDVRLGALLLVYPVAVFFVYRSGIDVARAYWWYPALNTLVGTAMTLGALWRIVPLTEVLA from the coding sequence GCTGTATCTGGCCGGGCCAGTAGTCGTTGGCGTCGCGTTCGGGGCGACGACGGTGTCGGAACTGTTCTCTCCGGTCGCCGTCCTGCTCGCGGCCTACTTCCTCGTCCCGGCGAACGTGCTCCTTTACGGGGTAAACGACGTCTTCGACGCCGAGATCGACGCTGTAAACCCCAAAAAGGATGACCGGGAGGCCAGGTGGAAGGGCGATTGGTTCGTTTTCGCTGTCGTGACTGTCTCCGGTGTACTCGGACTCGCCCTCTTTGCGGTCACTCCGACGGATGCCTGGCCGTGGCTCGCGGGGTTTTTCCTGCTCGCGGTGGGGTACAGCACACCTCCTCTTCGGTTCAAGACGACGCCGTTTCTCGATTCCCTCTCTAACGGACTGTACGTCCTCCCGGGGATCGCTGCCTACGTAACCGTCGCCGGGGCGCAGCCACCGGCGGCGGCGGTCGTCGGTGCGTGGCTGTGGACGATGGGGATGCACACGTTCTCGGCGATCCCCGACATCGAACCCGACCGCGCGGCGGGGATCCAGACGACAGCGACTGTCCTCGGCGAGGCGCGAACGTTCGCGTACTGTGGCGGGGTCTGGCTGCTGTCCGCGATCGGGTTCGCCCTCGTCGACGTCCGGCTGGGTGCGCTGCTGCTGGTGTATCCGGTGGCGGTGTTTTTCGTCTACCGTTCCGGTATCGATGTCGCCCGGGCCTACTGGTGGTATCCCGCACTCAACACGCTGGTCGGTACGGCCATGACGCTCGGCGCGCTGTGGCGGATCGTGCCGCTCACGGAGGTGCTCGCGTGA